One region of Nothobranchius furzeri strain GRZ-AD chromosome 16, NfurGRZ-RIMD1, whole genome shotgun sequence genomic DNA includes:
- the radil2b gene encoding ras-associating and dilute domain-containing protein isoform X3, with protein MGKTDLKNISRSSSRKTNQMEMNERNSSSEEFRSLPLRPPGFSSASAARRFVRLGRKSSDGSSQSASSSGTSSTSRSAEDASVRPPGKSCIRHHVNRLSGLFIHSSVPGSGSMALTTGLRSSRSIQARKGSMVSTPAPPPNDPSELSNQITAPGILKIFGNDICEGAHYKSVLATTHSSAKELVKEALERYGLSKEEVQSYVLCDSVGSIDDHQWRTEGIRVVGDHEKPLLLQSLWKPREGLVRRFEIQPRRSIEEKVSKEKDTITAGINAQARKLQKSRSRVTSTLLERTVGRSHRLWRSKSEMDLLDDEPENDSRARDHCENPSSAPAQSCEHLKVGPEQNHIHGMATHSEGDGGSEATTEDLCVSRTRGEREEEESEREETESSDDNTTQYSIHPPNDCPYLLLLQGCSLAQDFIIYLLAAPLVVTGQHRAHEDKPKVDIPLYAGDICPTHCSFHRPTVGGPVVLCPQRDAGVTRNGEVLRNPVQLRPGDVIGLGRHYLFLFRDPSSLMHTDLNSSGSDLSGSVAPWFLRLSTTKTTVCDSCSSNWTAVQSPHHKQLLNRGPPSLKCPAGHSLTLEYQAGDEDCIIREIVAMGGGSSIPDRPPLTVSFLLSVCVQFSSTHLRMSALRRILLLIASGVQSAVWKCSTHLAVESERHATEGPSPEDLRSGGLCEVVSGLCPLVVWMANSLELLQFIRHQLPSILEWRVQTEQGREEEKKGEADKNKEEEDLVCFSELLELGLSRVRSASEETMAVLEEVIMLVFQQCVYYITKLLYPILPGLLDCNPFRGSPGSQLSGNCGRVLCDAGLRVPGEVRQVVELLNESWRLLTDCQVHPEVSSQLIGYLFYFINASLFNSLMERGSQPGFYQWSRGVHMRANLDLVLDWAHAAGLGELASEQIHTLSSAINLLATPRKNLLQMKPSQTHTFENTLLDVLRPSADAALPPSPPSHHRDDLSCDAGHILSQKLKHLDLEDTEASEFRRAALEPACLPSVPSAPHLFELQRGGCKTAPASRAADSKGKLVLECLAAQKAGHVKADYGSTTLVELTEEEEEEEGDDHDEVFSLALERGEGGLGLALVDTRDTSLKQKGVFIRAMAPDSPAARCKRLKPGDRILAVNGVSLLGLDFESGKNLIQSSGSRLRLLVARSACTAAPLRTGS; from the exons ATGGGAAAGACCGATTTAAAGAACATCAGCCGAAGTTCCAGCAGGAAGACGAATCAGATGGAGATGAATGAGAGGAACAGTTCGTCTGAAGAGTTCAGGTCTCTCCCGCTAAGACCACCGGGCTTTTCTTCAGCTTCCGCAGCGAGGCGGTTCGTCCGGCTGGGACGGAAGAGCAGCGATGGTTCTTCTCA GTCAGCCTCTTCTTCTGGCACCTCATCCACCTCCAGGTCAGCTGAGGACGCTAGCGTCAGACCGCCCGGCAAAAGTTGCATCCGTCACCACGTCAACCGCCTCTCGGGACTCTTCATTCACAGCTCGGTCCCGGGATCAGGCTCCATGGCGCTGACGACGGGTCTCCGGTCATCTCGCTCTATTCAAGCCAGGAAAGGAAGCA tggtctctacacCAGCCCCGCCACCAAACGACCCATCGGAGTTGTCCAACCAGATCACTGCCCCGGGAATCTTGAAGATCTTTGGGAATGACATCTGTGAAGGGGCTCACTACAAAAGCGTCCTGGCCACCACACACTCCAGCGCCAAGGAGCTCGTCAAAGAGGCCCTGGAACG GTATGGCCTGAGCAAGGAAGAGGTCCAGTCGTATGTTCTGTGTGACAGCGTTGGTTCTATTGATGACCATCAGTGGCGAACAGAAGGAATCAGAGTAGTGGGTGACCACGAGAAACCCCTCCTGCTGCAGTCGTTATGGAAACCTAGAGAGGGCTTGGTGAGACGCTTCGAGATCCAGCCAAGAAGATCGATAGAGGAGAAGGTATCCAAGGAGAAGGACACCATCACTGCAG GCATCAATGCCCAGGCCCGTAAACTGCAGAAAAGCCGATCCAGAGTGACCTCCACGCTTCTAGAGAGGACGGTCGGTCGGAGCCATAGGCTGTGGCGGAGCAAAAGTGAGATGGATCTTTTGGATGATGAACCTGAAAATGATTCACGTGCCAGGGATCACTGTGAGAACCCCAGTTCTGCTCCAGCGCAGAGCTGTGAGCATCTTAAAGTGGGTCCAGAACAGAACCACATTCATGGCATGGCGACTCACTCAGAGGGGGATGGTGGGTCAGAGGCCACAACAGAGGACCTCTGTGTGTCGAGGACGAGGGGCGAGCGGGAGGAAGAGGAGTCTGAAAGAGAGGAGACAGAGAGCAGCGACGATAACACCACACAGTACTCCATTCACCCTCCTAATGACTGTCCCTACCTGCTGCTGCTTCAGGGCTGCAGTCTCGCACAG GACTTCATCATCTACCTGCTCGCTGCTCCGCTTGTCGTTACTGGCCAGCACAGAGCTCACGAAGACAAGCCCAAGGTGGACATCCCGCTCTATGCTGGAGACATCTGTCCCACACACTGCAGCTTCCACCGGCCCACTGTTGGCGGTCCCGTGGTGCTCTGTCCTCAACGTGACGCTGGAGTCACGAGGAACGGTGAAGTTCTGAGGAACCCTGTTCAGCTGAGGCCTGGTGATGTCATCGGGCTGGGAAGGCACTACCTGTTCCTTTTCAGAGATCCCTCAAGTTTGATGCACACG GATCTAAACAGCTCTGGTTCTGATCTCAGCGGATCTGTTGCTCCTTGGTTTTTGCGTCTCAGCACAacaaaaacaaccgtttgtgacaGCTGCAGCTCAAACTGGACCGCCGTCCAGAGTCCGCACCACAAGCAGCTTCTGAACAGAGGTCCCCCCTCTCTAAAATGCCCAGCAGGCCACAGTTTGACTCTGGAGTATCAAGCTGGGGATGAGGACTGCATCATCAGGGAGATTGTTGCTATGGGAGGAGGCAGCAGCATCCCTGATAGGCCCCCACTCACTGTCTCCTTTTtgctgagtgtgtgtgttcaGTTTTCATCGACACACCTCCGTATGTCGGCCCTCCGGAGGATTCTGCTGCTTATTGCCAGTGGAGTTCAGAGTGCTGTTTGG AAGTGTTCTACGCATCTAGCGGTTGAGTCTGAAAG ACACGCCACTGAAGGGCCAAGCCCCGAAGACCTCCGAAGTGGTGGTCTGTGTGAGGTTGTCTCAGGACTATGTCCCTTGGTGGTCTGGATGGCCAACAGCCTGGAGCTGCTGCAGTTCATTCGGCACCAACTGCCTTCGATTCTGGAGTGGAGAGTCCAAACGGAGCAGGGgagggaggaggagaagaagggtgAAGCTGACAAAAACAAGGAAGAGGAGGATTTAG TGTGCTTTTCAGAGCTGTTGGAGCTTGGCCTCTCCCGTGTCCGCTCAGCCAGCGAGGAAACAATGGCTGTTCTGGAGGAAGTCATCATGCTCGTCTTCCAGCAGTGCGTCTACTACATAACCAAG CTACTTTACCCCATTCTGCCAGGACTTCTGGACTGCAACCCATTCAGAGGGAGTCCTGGCTCGCAGCTGTCGGGTAACTGTGGCCGGGTCCTCTGCGATGCTGGTCTACGGGTCCCTGGAGAGGTCCGTCAGGTGGTGGAGCTTCTAAACGAGAGCTGGAGGCTACTCACAGACTGTCAGGTCCACCCCGAGGTCTCCTCACAGCTCATTGGCTATCTCTTCTACTTCATTAACGCATCACTCTTCAACTCACTCATGGAGAGAG GCTCACAACCTGGGTTCTACCAGTGGTCCAGAGGTGTGCACATGCGGGCCAACCTGGACCTGGTCTTGGACTGGGCCCATGCAGCTGGATTGGGAGAACTGGCCTCGGAGCAGATACACACACTCTCATCAGCTATCAATCTGCTAGCTACACCTAGAAAGAACCTGCTGCAA ATGAAACCGTCTCAGACTCACACCTTTGAAAACACACTCCTGGACGTCCTCCGTCCATCAGCAGATGCTGCTCTACCTCCATCACCCCCCTCTCACCATCGGGATGACCTCAGCTGTGATGCTGGACACATTCTGAGCCAGAAGCTTAAACATCTGGATCTTGAGGACACAGAGGCCAGTGAGTTCAGGAGAGCAGCGTTGGAGCCCGCATGCCTCCCCAGCGTGCCCAGCGCTCCCCACCTGTTTGAACTGCAGAGAGGCGGCTGCAAGACAGCTCCTGCGTCGCGGGCTGCGGACAGTAAAG GAAAGTTAGTTTTAGAGTGCCTGGCTGCACAGAAAGCAGGTCACGTAAAAGCAGACTACGGCTCTACAACACTTGTGGAGCTtacagaagaagaggaggaagaggagggagatGACCATGATGAAGTGTTCAGCTTGGCGTTGGAACGGGGAGAAGGAGGACTTGGCCTAGCTCTGGTGGACACCAGG GACACATCGCTGAAGCAGAAGGGTGTCTTCATCCGTGCCATGGCCCCAGACTCTCCTGCAGCCCGCTGTA
- the radil2b gene encoding ras-interacting protein 1 isoform X1 — MGKTDLKNISRSSSRKTNQMEMNERNSSSEEFRSLPLRPPGFSSASAARRFVRLGRKSSDGSSQSASSSGTSSTSRSAEDASVRPPGKSCIRHHVNRLSGLFIHSSVPGSGSMALTTGLRSSRSIQARKGSMVSTPAPPPNDPSELSNQITAPGILKIFGNDICEGAHYKSVLATTHSSAKELVKEALERYGLSKEEVQSYVLCDSVGSIDDHQWRTEGIRVVGDHEKPLLLQSLWKPREGLVRRFEIQPRRSIEEKVSKEKDTITAGINAQARKLQKSRSRVTSTLLERTVGRSHRLWRSKSEMDLLDDEPENDSRARDHCENPSSAPAQSCEHLKVGPEQNHIHGMATHSEGDGGSEATTEDLCVSRTRGEREEEESEREETESSDDNTTQYSIHPPNDCPYLLLLQGCSLAQDFIIYLLAAPLVVTGQHRAHEDKPKVDIPLYAGDICPTHCSFHRPTVGGPVVLCPQRDAGVTRNGEVLRNPVQLRPGDVIGLGRHYLFLFRDPSSLMHTDLNSSGSDLSGSVAPWFLRLSTTKTTVCDSCSSNWTAVQSPHHKQLLNRGPPSLKCPAGHSLTLEYQAGDEDCIIREIVAMGGGSSIPDRPPLTVSFLLSVCVQFSSTHLRMSALRRILLLIASGVQSAVWKCSTHLAVESERHATEGPSPEDLRSGGLCEVVSGLCPLVVWMANSLELLQFIRHQLPSILEWRVQTEQGREEEKKGEADKNKEEEDLVCFSELLELGLSRVRSASEETMAVLEEVIMLVFQQCVYYITKLLYPILPGLLDCNPFRGSPGSQLSGNCGRVLCDAGLRVPGEVRQVVELLNESWRLLTDCQVHPEVSSQLIGYLFYFINASLFNSLMERGSQPGFYQWSRGVHMRANLDLVLDWAHAAGLGELASEQIHTLSSAINLLATPRKNLLQTPWVSLRSDYPALTPTQLNHLLSLYSPAPPYGHTWTPSTADRAAVQTTADILESFDTHHPLVLPDEGYRLQLGRAVTDSALRDQLHMLRHFITTFSDAQMKPSQTHTFENTLLDVLRPSADAALPPSPPSHHRDDLSCDAGHILSQKLKHLDLEDTEASEFRRAALEPACLPSVPSAPHLFELQRGGCKTAPASRAADSKGKLVLECLAAQKAGHVKADYGSTTLVELTEEEEEEEGDDHDEVFSLALERGEGGLGLALVDTRDTSLKQKGVFIRAMAPDSPAARCKRLKPGDRILAVNGVSLLGLDFESGKNLIQSSGSRLRLLVARSACTAAPLRTGS, encoded by the exons ATGGGAAAGACCGATTTAAAGAACATCAGCCGAAGTTCCAGCAGGAAGACGAATCAGATGGAGATGAATGAGAGGAACAGTTCGTCTGAAGAGTTCAGGTCTCTCCCGCTAAGACCACCGGGCTTTTCTTCAGCTTCCGCAGCGAGGCGGTTCGTCCGGCTGGGACGGAAGAGCAGCGATGGTTCTTCTCA GTCAGCCTCTTCTTCTGGCACCTCATCCACCTCCAGGTCAGCTGAGGACGCTAGCGTCAGACCGCCCGGCAAAAGTTGCATCCGTCACCACGTCAACCGCCTCTCGGGACTCTTCATTCACAGCTCGGTCCCGGGATCAGGCTCCATGGCGCTGACGACGGGTCTCCGGTCATCTCGCTCTATTCAAGCCAGGAAAGGAAGCA tggtctctacacCAGCCCCGCCACCAAACGACCCATCGGAGTTGTCCAACCAGATCACTGCCCCGGGAATCTTGAAGATCTTTGGGAATGACATCTGTGAAGGGGCTCACTACAAAAGCGTCCTGGCCACCACACACTCCAGCGCCAAGGAGCTCGTCAAAGAGGCCCTGGAACG GTATGGCCTGAGCAAGGAAGAGGTCCAGTCGTATGTTCTGTGTGACAGCGTTGGTTCTATTGATGACCATCAGTGGCGAACAGAAGGAATCAGAGTAGTGGGTGACCACGAGAAACCCCTCCTGCTGCAGTCGTTATGGAAACCTAGAGAGGGCTTGGTGAGACGCTTCGAGATCCAGCCAAGAAGATCGATAGAGGAGAAGGTATCCAAGGAGAAGGACACCATCACTGCAG GCATCAATGCCCAGGCCCGTAAACTGCAGAAAAGCCGATCCAGAGTGACCTCCACGCTTCTAGAGAGGACGGTCGGTCGGAGCCATAGGCTGTGGCGGAGCAAAAGTGAGATGGATCTTTTGGATGATGAACCTGAAAATGATTCACGTGCCAGGGATCACTGTGAGAACCCCAGTTCTGCTCCAGCGCAGAGCTGTGAGCATCTTAAAGTGGGTCCAGAACAGAACCACATTCATGGCATGGCGACTCACTCAGAGGGGGATGGTGGGTCAGAGGCCACAACAGAGGACCTCTGTGTGTCGAGGACGAGGGGCGAGCGGGAGGAAGAGGAGTCTGAAAGAGAGGAGACAGAGAGCAGCGACGATAACACCACACAGTACTCCATTCACCCTCCTAATGACTGTCCCTACCTGCTGCTGCTTCAGGGCTGCAGTCTCGCACAG GACTTCATCATCTACCTGCTCGCTGCTCCGCTTGTCGTTACTGGCCAGCACAGAGCTCACGAAGACAAGCCCAAGGTGGACATCCCGCTCTATGCTGGAGACATCTGTCCCACACACTGCAGCTTCCACCGGCCCACTGTTGGCGGTCCCGTGGTGCTCTGTCCTCAACGTGACGCTGGAGTCACGAGGAACGGTGAAGTTCTGAGGAACCCTGTTCAGCTGAGGCCTGGTGATGTCATCGGGCTGGGAAGGCACTACCTGTTCCTTTTCAGAGATCCCTCAAGTTTGATGCACACG GATCTAAACAGCTCTGGTTCTGATCTCAGCGGATCTGTTGCTCCTTGGTTTTTGCGTCTCAGCACAacaaaaacaaccgtttgtgacaGCTGCAGCTCAAACTGGACCGCCGTCCAGAGTCCGCACCACAAGCAGCTTCTGAACAGAGGTCCCCCCTCTCTAAAATGCCCAGCAGGCCACAGTTTGACTCTGGAGTATCAAGCTGGGGATGAGGACTGCATCATCAGGGAGATTGTTGCTATGGGAGGAGGCAGCAGCATCCCTGATAGGCCCCCACTCACTGTCTCCTTTTtgctgagtgtgtgtgttcaGTTTTCATCGACACACCTCCGTATGTCGGCCCTCCGGAGGATTCTGCTGCTTATTGCCAGTGGAGTTCAGAGTGCTGTTTGG AAGTGTTCTACGCATCTAGCGGTTGAGTCTGAAAG ACACGCCACTGAAGGGCCAAGCCCCGAAGACCTCCGAAGTGGTGGTCTGTGTGAGGTTGTCTCAGGACTATGTCCCTTGGTGGTCTGGATGGCCAACAGCCTGGAGCTGCTGCAGTTCATTCGGCACCAACTGCCTTCGATTCTGGAGTGGAGAGTCCAAACGGAGCAGGGgagggaggaggagaagaagggtgAAGCTGACAAAAACAAGGAAGAGGAGGATTTAG TGTGCTTTTCAGAGCTGTTGGAGCTTGGCCTCTCCCGTGTCCGCTCAGCCAGCGAGGAAACAATGGCTGTTCTGGAGGAAGTCATCATGCTCGTCTTCCAGCAGTGCGTCTACTACATAACCAAG CTACTTTACCCCATTCTGCCAGGACTTCTGGACTGCAACCCATTCAGAGGGAGTCCTGGCTCGCAGCTGTCGGGTAACTGTGGCCGGGTCCTCTGCGATGCTGGTCTACGGGTCCCTGGAGAGGTCCGTCAGGTGGTGGAGCTTCTAAACGAGAGCTGGAGGCTACTCACAGACTGTCAGGTCCACCCCGAGGTCTCCTCACAGCTCATTGGCTATCTCTTCTACTTCATTAACGCATCACTCTTCAACTCACTCATGGAGAGAG GCTCACAACCTGGGTTCTACCAGTGGTCCAGAGGTGTGCACATGCGGGCCAACCTGGACCTGGTCTTGGACTGGGCCCATGCAGCTGGATTGGGAGAACTGGCCTCGGAGCAGATACACACACTCTCATCAGCTATCAATCTGCTAGCTACACCTAGAAAGAACCTGCTGCAA ACACCTTGGGTGTCACTGCGCTCCGACTACCCCGCCCTGACTCCAACCCAGCTGAACCACCTGCTGAGTCTGTACAGCCCGGCTCCACCCTACGGACACACGTGGACACCATCCACAGCAGACCGTGCAGCGGTGCAAACCACTG CTGATATTCTGGAGAGCTTTGACACTCATCACCCTCTGGTGCTGCCGGATGAAGGTTACCGGCTCCAGCTGGGAAGAGCTGTGACTGATTCAGCTCTGAGGGACCAGCTGCACATGCTCAGACACTTCATTACCACCTTCTCCGATGCTCAG ATGAAACCGTCTCAGACTCACACCTTTGAAAACACACTCCTGGACGTCCTCCGTCCATCAGCAGATGCTGCTCTACCTCCATCACCCCCCTCTCACCATCGGGATGACCTCAGCTGTGATGCTGGACACATTCTGAGCCAGAAGCTTAAACATCTGGATCTTGAGGACACAGAGGCCAGTGAGTTCAGGAGAGCAGCGTTGGAGCCCGCATGCCTCCCCAGCGTGCCCAGCGCTCCCCACCTGTTTGAACTGCAGAGAGGCGGCTGCAAGACAGCTCCTGCGTCGCGGGCTGCGGACAGTAAAG GAAAGTTAGTTTTAGAGTGCCTGGCTGCACAGAAAGCAGGTCACGTAAAAGCAGACTACGGCTCTACAACACTTGTGGAGCTtacagaagaagaggaggaagaggagggagatGACCATGATGAAGTGTTCAGCTTGGCGTTGGAACGGGGAGAAGGAGGACTTGGCCTAGCTCTGGTGGACACCAGG GACACATCGCTGAAGCAGAAGGGTGTCTTCATCCGTGCCATGGCCCCAGACTCTCCTGCAGCCCGCTGTA
- the radil2b gene encoding ras-interacting protein 1 isoform X2 encodes MGKTDLKNISRSSSRKTNQMEMNERNSSSEEFRSLPLRPPGFSSASAARRFVRLGRKSSDGSSQSASSSGTSSTSRSAEDASVRPPGKSCIRHHVNRLSGLFIHSSVPGSGSMALTTGLRSSRSIQARKGSMVSTPAPPPNDPSELSNQITAPGILKIFGNDICEGAHYKSVLATTHSSAKELVKEALERYGLSKEEVQSYVLCDSVGSIDDHQWRTEGIRVVGDHEKPLLLQSLWKPREGLVRRFEIQPRRSIEEKVSKEKDTITAGINAQARKLQKSRSRVTSTLLERTVGRSHRLWRSKSEMDLLDDEPENDSRARDHCENPSSAPAQSCEHLKVGPEQNHIHGMATHSEGDGGSEATTEDLCVSRTRGEREEEESEREETESSDDNTTQYSIHPPNDCPYLLLLQGCSLAQDFIIYLLAAPLVVTGQHRAHEDKPKVDIPLYAGDICPTHCSFHRPTVGGPVVLCPQRDAGVTRNGEVLRNPVQLRPGDVIGLGRHYLFLFRDPSSLMHTDLNSSGSDLSGSVAPWFLRLSTTKTTVCDSCSSNWTAVQSPHHKQLLNRGPPSLKCPAGHSLTLEYQAGDEDCIIREIVAMGGGSSIPDRPPLTVSFLLSVCVQFSSTHLRMSALRRILLLIASGVQSAVWKCSTHLAVESERHATEGPSPEDLRSGGLCEVVSGLCPLVVWMANSLELLQFIRHQLPSILEWRVQTEQGREEEKKGEADKNKEEEDLELLELGLSRVRSASEETMAVLEEVIMLVFQQCVYYITKLLYPILPGLLDCNPFRGSPGSQLSGNCGRVLCDAGLRVPGEVRQVVELLNESWRLLTDCQVHPEVSSQLIGYLFYFINASLFNSLMERGSQPGFYQWSRGVHMRANLDLVLDWAHAAGLGELASEQIHTLSSAINLLATPRKNLLQTPWVSLRSDYPALTPTQLNHLLSLYSPAPPYGHTWTPSTADRAAVQTTADILESFDTHHPLVLPDEGYRLQLGRAVTDSALRDQLHMLRHFITTFSDAQMKPSQTHTFENTLLDVLRPSADAALPPSPPSHHRDDLSCDAGHILSQKLKHLDLEDTEASEFRRAALEPACLPSVPSAPHLFELQRGGCKTAPASRAADSKGKLVLECLAAQKAGHVKADYGSTTLVELTEEEEEEEGDDHDEVFSLALERGEGGLGLALVDTRDTSLKQKGVFIRAMAPDSPAARCKRLKPGDRILAVNGVSLLGLDFESGKNLIQSSGSRLRLLVARSACTAAPLRTGS; translated from the exons ATGGGAAAGACCGATTTAAAGAACATCAGCCGAAGTTCCAGCAGGAAGACGAATCAGATGGAGATGAATGAGAGGAACAGTTCGTCTGAAGAGTTCAGGTCTCTCCCGCTAAGACCACCGGGCTTTTCTTCAGCTTCCGCAGCGAGGCGGTTCGTCCGGCTGGGACGGAAGAGCAGCGATGGTTCTTCTCA GTCAGCCTCTTCTTCTGGCACCTCATCCACCTCCAGGTCAGCTGAGGACGCTAGCGTCAGACCGCCCGGCAAAAGTTGCATCCGTCACCACGTCAACCGCCTCTCGGGACTCTTCATTCACAGCTCGGTCCCGGGATCAGGCTCCATGGCGCTGACGACGGGTCTCCGGTCATCTCGCTCTATTCAAGCCAGGAAAGGAAGCA tggtctctacacCAGCCCCGCCACCAAACGACCCATCGGAGTTGTCCAACCAGATCACTGCCCCGGGAATCTTGAAGATCTTTGGGAATGACATCTGTGAAGGGGCTCACTACAAAAGCGTCCTGGCCACCACACACTCCAGCGCCAAGGAGCTCGTCAAAGAGGCCCTGGAACG GTATGGCCTGAGCAAGGAAGAGGTCCAGTCGTATGTTCTGTGTGACAGCGTTGGTTCTATTGATGACCATCAGTGGCGAACAGAAGGAATCAGAGTAGTGGGTGACCACGAGAAACCCCTCCTGCTGCAGTCGTTATGGAAACCTAGAGAGGGCTTGGTGAGACGCTTCGAGATCCAGCCAAGAAGATCGATAGAGGAGAAGGTATCCAAGGAGAAGGACACCATCACTGCAG GCATCAATGCCCAGGCCCGTAAACTGCAGAAAAGCCGATCCAGAGTGACCTCCACGCTTCTAGAGAGGACGGTCGGTCGGAGCCATAGGCTGTGGCGGAGCAAAAGTGAGATGGATCTTTTGGATGATGAACCTGAAAATGATTCACGTGCCAGGGATCACTGTGAGAACCCCAGTTCTGCTCCAGCGCAGAGCTGTGAGCATCTTAAAGTGGGTCCAGAACAGAACCACATTCATGGCATGGCGACTCACTCAGAGGGGGATGGTGGGTCAGAGGCCACAACAGAGGACCTCTGTGTGTCGAGGACGAGGGGCGAGCGGGAGGAAGAGGAGTCTGAAAGAGAGGAGACAGAGAGCAGCGACGATAACACCACACAGTACTCCATTCACCCTCCTAATGACTGTCCCTACCTGCTGCTGCTTCAGGGCTGCAGTCTCGCACAG GACTTCATCATCTACCTGCTCGCTGCTCCGCTTGTCGTTACTGGCCAGCACAGAGCTCACGAAGACAAGCCCAAGGTGGACATCCCGCTCTATGCTGGAGACATCTGTCCCACACACTGCAGCTTCCACCGGCCCACTGTTGGCGGTCCCGTGGTGCTCTGTCCTCAACGTGACGCTGGAGTCACGAGGAACGGTGAAGTTCTGAGGAACCCTGTTCAGCTGAGGCCTGGTGATGTCATCGGGCTGGGAAGGCACTACCTGTTCCTTTTCAGAGATCCCTCAAGTTTGATGCACACG GATCTAAACAGCTCTGGTTCTGATCTCAGCGGATCTGTTGCTCCTTGGTTTTTGCGTCTCAGCACAacaaaaacaaccgtttgtgacaGCTGCAGCTCAAACTGGACCGCCGTCCAGAGTCCGCACCACAAGCAGCTTCTGAACAGAGGTCCCCCCTCTCTAAAATGCCCAGCAGGCCACAGTTTGACTCTGGAGTATCAAGCTGGGGATGAGGACTGCATCATCAGGGAGATTGTTGCTATGGGAGGAGGCAGCAGCATCCCTGATAGGCCCCCACTCACTGTCTCCTTTTtgctgagtgtgtgtgttcaGTTTTCATCGACACACCTCCGTATGTCGGCCCTCCGGAGGATTCTGCTGCTTATTGCCAGTGGAGTTCAGAGTGCTGTTTGG AAGTGTTCTACGCATCTAGCGGTTGAGTCTGAAAG ACACGCCACTGAAGGGCCAAGCCCCGAAGACCTCCGAAGTGGTGGTCTGTGTGAGGTTGTCTCAGGACTATGTCCCTTGGTGGTCTGGATGGCCAACAGCCTGGAGCTGCTGCAGTTCATTCGGCACCAACTGCCTTCGATTCTGGAGTGGAGAGTCCAAACGGAGCAGGGgagggaggaggagaagaagggtgAAGCTGACAAAAACAAGGAAGAGGAGGATTTAG AGCTGTTGGAGCTTGGCCTCTCCCGTGTCCGCTCAGCCAGCGAGGAAACAATGGCTGTTCTGGAGGAAGTCATCATGCTCGTCTTCCAGCAGTGCGTCTACTACATAACCAAG CTACTTTACCCCATTCTGCCAGGACTTCTGGACTGCAACCCATTCAGAGGGAGTCCTGGCTCGCAGCTGTCGGGTAACTGTGGCCGGGTCCTCTGCGATGCTGGTCTACGGGTCCCTGGAGAGGTCCGTCAGGTGGTGGAGCTTCTAAACGAGAGCTGGAGGCTACTCACAGACTGTCAGGTCCACCCCGAGGTCTCCTCACAGCTCATTGGCTATCTCTTCTACTTCATTAACGCATCACTCTTCAACTCACTCATGGAGAGAG GCTCACAACCTGGGTTCTACCAGTGGTCCAGAGGTGTGCACATGCGGGCCAACCTGGACCTGGTCTTGGACTGGGCCCATGCAGCTGGATTGGGAGAACTGGCCTCGGAGCAGATACACACACTCTCATCAGCTATCAATCTGCTAGCTACACCTAGAAAGAACCTGCTGCAA ACACCTTGGGTGTCACTGCGCTCCGACTACCCCGCCCTGACTCCAACCCAGCTGAACCACCTGCTGAGTCTGTACAGCCCGGCTCCACCCTACGGACACACGTGGACACCATCCACAGCAGACCGTGCAGCGGTGCAAACCACTG CTGATATTCTGGAGAGCTTTGACACTCATCACCCTCTGGTGCTGCCGGATGAAGGTTACCGGCTCCAGCTGGGAAGAGCTGTGACTGATTCAGCTCTGAGGGACCAGCTGCACATGCTCAGACACTTCATTACCACCTTCTCCGATGCTCAG ATGAAACCGTCTCAGACTCACACCTTTGAAAACACACTCCTGGACGTCCTCCGTCCATCAGCAGATGCTGCTCTACCTCCATCACCCCCCTCTCACCATCGGGATGACCTCAGCTGTGATGCTGGACACATTCTGAGCCAGAAGCTTAAACATCTGGATCTTGAGGACACAGAGGCCAGTGAGTTCAGGAGAGCAGCGTTGGAGCCCGCATGCCTCCCCAGCGTGCCCAGCGCTCCCCACCTGTTTGAACTGCAGAGAGGCGGCTGCAAGACAGCTCCTGCGTCGCGGGCTGCGGACAGTAAAG GAAAGTTAGTTTTAGAGTGCCTGGCTGCACAGAAAGCAGGTCACGTAAAAGCAGACTACGGCTCTACAACACTTGTGGAGCTtacagaagaagaggaggaagaggagggagatGACCATGATGAAGTGTTCAGCTTGGCGTTGGAACGGGGAGAAGGAGGACTTGGCCTAGCTCTGGTGGACACCAGG GACACATCGCTGAAGCAGAAGGGTGTCTTCATCCGTGCCATGGCCCCAGACTCTCCTGCAGCCCGCTGTA